DNA sequence from the Teretinema zuelzerae genome:
TCATCTCTTTCTGGCGATTCTGAGAAGTATACCTCCTTTGCTGTTATGCTTTTTTTCTGCCTGAGATATGATTCATTACCAGGAAGTCTGTCTTCGGGAATAATATCATTATCTGAGAATCCTCTTGTCGTTTGAAGAGTTATTTCAGTATCTGAAAATGTGTATGTACCAGAATATGAAGATATGGAGACTGTATCATCGACATATTGTAGAATAACACTTTGTTCAAAGGTTCCGTCATCGTTTACAGTCATCACGTGCTCTACAAGTTTAATTGCGACTGGCATAAAATATGAGTTTGTATATCCAGATTTATATACATATGTACTCATCCATGTTCCTACATACGGATTTTCTTGTGAAGAGCGACTTTGAAATTTCTTACACCCAATGTTTAAGAGGGAAAGACATATGAGTAATAGCACAAGAGGTCTGTTTCTCATAATTGCAGCTCCGCATCGGTTTTACTTCGTTGTTGACTCAGGCTAATTGTCTTAATCTTGATAGGTGGTACCCCTTCAACATCTTTCGCATTATAGAAAAATCGTGACTTACCATTATCAGAGATAACCAAGGGCTCTTTTACAGCCTCTTTTAGTTTTAATCCGGCCTTCAATATATCGGAAAGCTCTAAGAATCGTGGATCATGAGAATTGCTCATCCCCATAACATGCTGAGCTTTTTTTGCGGCCAAACCAACAAACTTCTCCCCTGTAACCGGGTTGTATGGCTCATATCTAGATCTGCTTTCACTCACCTTTTGCCTGATTTTTTCTCCGTCACGTGCTTGTTGTCCAATTTCACTCATGGTATTTTGACAAATCACGCTCGCTTTATTCCCAAGCTCGAAAATTCTGGTATAACACTTCTCATCATAAGATCGTTTGAGATCTTCCTCAAGGTTCTTCTGAAATGCCTCCATCGTGTCTTTCGTAGTTTCAAATCGAGCACCGAGAGATGTTGCCGCTAGATACTTACCAAGATATTTATCTGGTGTTGTTTCATTACACTCGACAATAATTTCAGGATTCTTGTTCTGTTCTGGTAATTTTGGAAGTTTTTCCTGATTATATACAGACGATTTAGGATAATAGCGATAGACATTCTGATGTTTGGTTGCAACATCAAATGTTGTAAGATTTATCCCTACAGAACCTTTCTTAATACCTGCCCCATGCCGTTTTGCCTGTTCGTAGGTAATAAGCTCGTAGTCTTTTCCTCCTGCTTCCTGTGTCATAATTTGCGCAATGATTTGATTCATTCCACGAAACGCTCTTCCTGTTTCTGCAGAACGGATTGCTTGTGGTACAAGTGTTATGGAAGCATTCTTAGCCGGTTGACCAAGGAAGGGGGCGGAACTTGACTTAAGCGAAGCAAGAATCCGTTCTGTGTGTAGCTGATTATACGACTTTTTAGGTTCTTCTATCGCTTCTTTAACTTCAGTCTGTTGAGGGTTTTTCAGGTCTTTCTGTATTTCGAGGTATCTCTCTCTTTCAGCGAGCGCTTTATTGAATAAGTAATTTCCTTGTTCTATACCATCGAGACTGAAGTTTTTTTGACTAGAAAACTATCAAGTCCGTGTATAGACGAAAGTGGCGTACCCTGTTCATGGTCTATATCAGAAACAAATGCTGCATATAAAACGTCATCTGCTGATAATACATATTCTTTCTGGCTGACAAAGCCTGACTCATCATGAGCTAGCGGCCCCGCCATAACCGAAGTAATGTCTTGTAATGATTTCCCTTCGGGAAACAAGGGTTCAGCAGGGTCAATACCGATGCTTACATAAAAATGCTTTCTGTCCTGCTCATTGGTTAACACAAAAGACTCCAATGAATTTGCTTCTTTTCTGTTATCTTCCATCGTTCTTCCTCCATTTCCTCTTGAATATTCTTGTTGTGATTCTTGTACAAAACCACTGTTGACAAGCTCAGATTTACGTATTATATTTTTACTGTAAGCGACTGAATTGGACTTAACTCGCATTTGGAGCGTAAAGGTCAATTCAGTCGCTTTTTCTTTGTCGTTTACATATCGTAAAAGACCATCCTGTGCCCATCGTTCAATTCCCGCTTCATTTTTCCCATAGAGCGAAGTGATCCAGTTTGCCTCTACTTGGTGGTCTGCATTTTTATGTCGGAATGAAATAATAACGGGCTCGCCGTTTTTATCTTGAATGTCATACACCCCCACCAGTGAAGCTCCATCTCTCGACGCAAACACGTAATATGGGTTTGCAAGCTCCTTGAAGACCCTCTTAATGATATTTTTATCCAGTCCATCGGAATGCCCATGTTGGAACCGTTGGCCAGGCTGTACCGGCTCCAGATACAACGCACGTGCAATTTTATCGCGGTACATAGCTATTTTTGTGTCAGGTAACCCATTTACTGTAAGGGCGAAAGGTGTCTTTTCTGTGATAGTGATAAACACATTTGGTTTACCTATATCCGCTCGTGAGATACCCTCAAGAGCTGCAAAAAGTCCAGCGGTAATGTCCGTTCGGAAGAGGTTCTCATTACGTTCTTTTCCGTTATATTCTTCCAAAACTTTTGATGCTACAGACTCATCCGTTGTTTGTGTAATTACAGTTAGTCCTTCAAGCGCGAAAGTCGCATCGGTCGTTGTTCGCTCCTTTACCTCTGCTTGTGACATAAACGAGAAATAAGAGCCTCTATAATGATGGAGGTCAAATTCTTCTGATGTGGCTCCGGCAATATAGAAGTCCATGAAACACCCTTCTTTCATGTGCTCTTTGATAGCAGTGCATAAAAGGGTGTCCTGAGCAAGTTCATCTGAAAGAATTGGAAATGCCCATAGTGCACCTGTTTGAACGCTTATAGTCTGAAATTGTCTCGCCATGTCATTGGAAGAGACGGTTTCAAACCATTCTTTTGAGTAATACCGTATGCCTCCAATTCGAGCATCGGCACTGGTAAATGCTACAGGAACCCAGTCCGTATTATTCCATCTATCATTTTCATTGATTTTTTCGGCTATATCGCGCAATACCATCGGATTAATGATTTTCTCTTGAGTAAACTCCGGTAATCGTGTTTTTAGTAGTGGATCACGCCCCTGAGTCTTAACATGAATGGTATCCCAGGTATTCGATTCGTATAATCCAAAAGAATCATGGTCAAGAATAATATGACCAAGTAAAAGAGGCCGCCCATCTGTCCCGATCAATGTTGATTCAAGGTCTTTGGTGATTGCTTCATCTTGTGGTGTTTGAGACACATTCCCTGAAGGATGATTATGGACAAATACAATTTTAGTATTTGTTCGTACAGCATAGTCTTTAACGTGCTCTCCCAGTTCACTAGTGAGTGAAAAAAGAGCCACTTTTGTGGGTAAATAGCTGGAAATCGCTAACTGGTCAGTGATAACCCCATCAGGGGTGACGAAAAGCACACGGAATGTTTCAAATCGTTTATCGCGATAAATATGTAATGCTTGGTGAAGTTGCTCCCATCCTTCACGGGTAATTTTTCCATCTTGACCGGTTGCCACCTGAGCGCCTTGAATATCAAAATACCGTGCTTTTTGAAATCTCTAAAGGCTGTCCATAATCCGCTTTTTGTTCCCTTGAGAATCCCCTTGGTATATTTTCTTTGCGCTGCCTTTACCTCTCGAATATGCTCCCTCGTTATCGTGGGATCTCCTTCGATTATTTCAGTAACACTTCTCCCTTCTTCCTCTCTTGCGCACTATATTCTGCCGCCTTTTCAAATAACTCTAGCTGAGTAAACGTACCCGTCAGTAGAGAATGTTCCTTTTCTTCCTTTTTTCTTTCCTCTTCCTTCTTCTCAAGTTCCATCAACTTGAGGGTAAGTCGCATACCTTCTTTATCGATTTCTTGTAGGCTTGAATGTAGTTGCGTTTCCTTTTCACGATACGCTCTTAGGCTTTCGCTTTCTGGAGTAAAATCATATCGAACGGCATTGTATCTTTCAGCAAGTTCCTTTTTTTGTCCTTCGAGGTTGCGTGCTAGTTCTTCAGCACCGCCTGATTCACTTTGCAATAATAGCTTCCTATCAATGGCTCCTATTTCTGTACTGATTCTTTTCAATTCCTGCTCGAAAAGAATTCTGCGTTCTTCATTTATTTTTTCAGTTATACTTCTCGCTTCTTTCTCAAGTCTGTTTTTTTCCACGGCCAGGCTATAGATCTCTTTTTGAAGCTCTTCGATAGTGACTTCCTGAGGAATAGCAGGAATAGCTTTGCTCGTAGTATTTTCCAGAACAAGACCGGACTTACTCACCTCTTGCTGTTTACTTGTATAACGCTCTCTATACTGCTCTAAAGTCTATTAACCAAAGGTTCTATATTTTCTTTGAAAGGAAGATATTTCACACTACCGGGCTTCGCTATTTTTCATTGATTTTGTTTATAGAGTCTATCGAAAAGTTGTCAACCACCTCTTGTTCACGAATATGCGTGATCTGTGCATACTCTTCTATCGCACGGGCAAAACACTCACACGTTCTGCTCCAATATGCGCCTTTTACATCTATCATCTGTCCACGGAATTCCACCGCAATTTGGTTTTCAAGAGTTCCTGGAATATCGGAAGCGTGCCATGCATTTAGTTCTTTGCCGGACAAATGATCCATAAAGTGCGCATATTCGTGAATTGCCGTCAGGCTTGCTTCGGCTTCACCTCCAGCAAAGGAAATACCGATTGCCCGATAGTACGGGGTAAAAAGACCGATATACTTTGAAGCGTGCATCTTTGTGTTTCCTGCATGGCTTACTTTTAGCCCCCATGCTTGTGAAACATCAGAGATATTTCCAAATACTGAATGAACTCGATCAAGAGCTATTTTAGCTCCTCAATCTCCTTTTTGGATATATTCTCACCGTTCTGTCGTTTAACCCGTATGCCATACGTTTGCAGCAACGAATCATCAAGATTTGTATCCCCATACGAGGTTTCCCGACCCTTAGTCCAGGTCGATTCCCAGTCGGCCTTCTGTAGCTCCATATCGAGTATTTTCTGGTTAACATCATCAAGGCATTCACGGTGCATTCTAAATATGCCGCCCCGATTTAATGTTCCTCCATACGCGTTATTCATGTCTTGAATGAAATAAAAGGCTTCTACCCCCATTCGTCCGCTTTTAGTGCTCTTTAAGGAAACCCTGGATGGTTTATGTTCTATATGCGGGTATCTATGGGTGTACGTGTTACTTATTGAACGTGC
Encoded proteins:
- a CDS encoding MuF-C-terminal domain-containing protein gives rise to the protein MATGQDGKITREGWEQLHQALHIYRDKRFETFRVLFVTPDGVITDQLAISSYLPTKVALFSLTSELGEHVKDYAVRTNTKIVFVHNHPSGNVSQTPQDEAITKDLESTLIGTDGRPLLLGHIILDHDSFGLYESNTWDTIHVKTQGRDPLLKTRLPEFTQEKIINPMVLRDIAEKINENDRWNNTDWVPVAFTSADARIGGIRYYSKEWFETVSSNDMARQFQTISVQTGALWAFPILSDELAQDTLLCTAIKEHMKEGCFMDFYIAGATSEEFDLHHYRGSYFSFMSQAEVKERTTTDATFALEGLTVITQTTDESVASKVLEEYNGKERNENLFRTDITAGLFAALEGISRADIGKPNVFITITEKTPFALTVNGLPDTKIAMYRDKIARALYLEPVQPGQRFQHGHSDGLDKNIIKRVFKELANPYYVFASRDGASLVGVYDIQDKNGEPVIISFRHKNADHQVEANWITSLYGKNEAGIERWAQDGLLRYVNDKEKATELTFTLQMRVKSNSVAYSKNIIRKSELVNSGFVQESQQEYSRGNGGRTMEDNRKEANSLESFVLTNEQDRKHFYVSIGIDPAEPLFPEGKSLQDITSVMAGPLAHDESGFVSQKEYVLSADDVLYAAFVSDIDHEQGTPLSSIHGLDSFLVKKTSVSMV
- a CDS encoding ArdC family protein; the protein is MEQGNYLFNKALAERERYLEIQKDLKNPQQTEVKEAIEEPKKSYNQLHTERILASLKSSSAPFLGQPAKNASITLVPQAIRSAETGRAFRGMNQIIAQIMTQEAGGKDYELITYEQAKRHGAGIKKGSVGINLTTFDVATKHQNVYRYYPKSSVYNQEKLPKLPEQNKNPEIIVECNETTPDKYLGKYLAATSLGARFETTKDTMEAFQKNLEEDLKRSYDEKCYTRIFELGNKASVICQNTMSEIGQQARDGEKIRQKVSESRSRYEPYNPVTGEKFVGLAAKKAQHVMGMSNSHDPRFLELSDILKAGLKLKEAVKEPLVISDNGKSRFFYNAKDVEGVPPIKIKTISLSQQRSKTDAELQL